The proteins below are encoded in one region of Populus alba chromosome 2, ASM523922v2, whole genome shotgun sequence:
- the LOC118057770 gene encoding putative recombination initiation defects 3, whose translation MKLKINKACDLSSISVLPPQSRRSSSIPVGPQQASQIRSQQSQQSFSQGFSSQHGMFSQISQTSLDEALTNDQRFSSQERENSVKKPSCLPVITYRREDSQLPISRSSSNLIRNWSAAPVPDHKCQINEELHHRIGMMETSLTKFGMILDSVQTDLMQVKKGIKEVSLEMEGMLQKLIVVDTSLKLTNTGQEDVKFSLERSLKSLSEQLSKDRYQDNLQQIFLVLSTLPKQMEMFLYKLQNELCTTFTKEIQAMACSVKTPLDQKSPSITVLLPKVTGNHVTPPRRTEPVKNPALPRKVSVQAKIVPKMETGGWKSVKVEQRSFTRAASLREQKRNKVSSDQQEKQSRVIIDSDEEIEGGFSCLIDVKETGIRNPILDVSKEETARILRKARRQKRKYCNPIIIN comes from the exons ATGAAGTTGAAGATCAACAAAGCGTGCGATCTCAGCTCCATTTCGGTCCTTCCTCCTCAATCAAG GAGATCAAGTTCTATACCTGTTGGACCACAACAAGCATCACAGATTCGGTCACAACAATCACAGCAGTCATTTTCACAGGGGTTTTCATCTCAGCATGGCATGTTTTCTCAGATCTCTCAGACTTCTCTTGATGAAGCTCTGACAAATGATCAG AGATTCAGTTCTCAGGAGCGAGAGAACTCTGTGAAGAAGCCATCTTGCTTACCAGTAATTACCTATAGACGTGAAGATAGTCAATTACCAATATCTAGATCGTCTTCCAATCTAATACGTAATTGGAGTGCTGCTCCTGTTCCAGATCATAAAT GTCAGATAAATGAAGAACTTCATCACCGGATTGGAATGATGGAAACCTCCTTAACCAAGTTTGGAATGATCTTGGATTCTGTTCAGACCGATCTCATGCAAGTAAAGAAGGGAATAAAAGAAGTATCACTGGAGA TGGAAGGCATGCTACAGAAGTTGATTGTCGTCGACACCTCACTGAAGCTAACG AATACGGGACAAGAAGATGTCAAATTCAGCCTTGAGAGGAGCCTGAAATCTTTATCAGAACAACTAAGCAAGGATAGATATCAAGATAATTTGCAGCAGATATTCTTGGTGCTTTCTACCTTACCAAAGCAGATGGAAATGTTTCTGTACAAACTACAAAATGAGCTATGCACAACCTTCACCAAAGAAATTCAG GCAATGGCTTGCAGCGTGAAGACCCCCCTCGACCAAAAAAGTCCATCAATCACTGTACTTCTGCCAAAG GTTACCGGGAATCATGTTACTCCACCGAGAAGGACAGAGCCAGTAAAGAA TCCAGCTTTGCCTCGAAAGGTTTCTGTGCAAGCAAAAATAGTTCCAAAGATGGAAACAGGAGGTTGGAAGTCTGTAAAGGTGGAACAACGCTCATTTACACGAGCGGCATCCCTCAGGGAGCAGAAACGCAACAAAGTTTCTTCAGATCAACAG GAAAAACAAAGTAGAGTTATCATTGATTCAGATGAGGAGATCGAGGGAGGTTTTTCTTGCTTGATTGATGTTAAGGAAACAG GCATCAGAAACCCCATATTGGATGTGTCGAAGGAGGAGACTGCAAGAATTTTGAGAAAAGCTAGGAGGCAAAAGAGAAAATACTGTAATCCTATCATAATTAATTGA